In Paenibacillus sp. G2S3, a single window of DNA contains:
- a CDS encoding sensor histidine kinase has protein sequence MVKLTMANRIDSWMRRFKIKSRIVVVLLVGLSLHLVLMLVIFNFYSYTYLQKDLYRHVVQTQRQIGLSVELMVDDIQMLFLRFLVNSDIYQIINNDSLPAADKESRIGAIIDGMLAQNDLVGNVIINTNDNMLYSYQSKEQMLEVPEALFIKRIQESSMPVVGEIKRDGDGNAYIPFGQQFRNFNTGQNIGVVIIYVREAALADLYSSSFTGIGYSFLTSRDRIISHPDKRLLGNFLEENAPLRPAQKEGYRTWSDNGNSYIIATYPLNPRLETLGVSWEFTSVISSHKLLEGIAKGNRNALLFASVTFIVLLFLSFFLAAKITLPLLNLKKKLSLFGKKDLAAVYEQRAQVDEIFQLENSYYQMVERISQLMLEKDEEKEKQRKAELTALQSQINPHFLYNTLDAIAWIARLKKQPDIERLISSLATFFRISLHKGDKFVTVDEEIRLVESFVTVEQMRFPNKFEIEYDIEESLRKVRILKLILQPIAENAIKHGISEKRGMGRIWIKGELLEDEIRFTVTDDGVGFANGATLSQAKEDVLFQSGYGLRNVDERIKLEYGPQYGLSISSTPGQGTTVTISLKKELPN, from the coding sequence ATGGTTAAGCTAACGATGGCCAACCGGATTGATTCTTGGATGCGGCGGTTCAAAATCAAAAGTCGGATTGTTGTTGTCCTGTTAGTGGGATTGTCGCTGCATCTGGTGCTGATGCTTGTTATCTTTAATTTCTATTCCTATACCTATCTGCAAAAGGATCTGTACCGTCATGTCGTCCAGACTCAACGGCAGATTGGTCTCAGTGTGGAGCTGATGGTCGATGACATTCAGATGTTGTTTCTGCGATTTCTAGTGAACAGCGACATTTACCAAATTATTAATAATGATTCCCTGCCGGCAGCAGATAAGGAATCACGGATTGGAGCTATCATTGACGGTATGCTGGCACAGAATGATCTGGTGGGCAATGTAATTATCAACACCAATGATAATATGCTTTATTCTTATCAGTCCAAGGAGCAAATGCTCGAGGTTCCCGAAGCCTTGTTCATCAAACGCATTCAGGAGAGCAGCATGCCTGTTGTCGGCGAGATTAAACGGGATGGTGATGGCAATGCCTATATTCCTTTCGGACAGCAATTCCGCAACTTCAATACGGGACAAAATATCGGGGTCGTCATCATCTATGTCAGAGAAGCCGCCTTGGCGGATCTTTATTCCTCCAGCTTCACTGGCATCGGCTACTCCTTCCTGACTTCCCGTGATCGGATTATTTCACACCCTGACAAGCGGCTCTTAGGCAATTTCCTGGAGGAGAACGCACCTCTTCGTCCGGCTCAGAAAGAAGGCTATCGCACCTGGTCAGATAACGGGAATTCTTACATCATTGCTACTTATCCTTTGAATCCAAGGCTGGAGACGCTTGGCGTTAGCTGGGAGTTCACCAGTGTGATTTCCAGCCACAAGTTGCTTGAGGGGATCGCCAAGGGTAATCGAAATGCTCTTCTTTTCGCCAGCGTTACCTTTATTGTCCTGTTGTTTCTTTCCTTCTTTCTAGCAGCCAAAATCACCCTTCCACTACTGAACTTGAAGAAGAAGCTGAGTCTGTTTGGCAAAAAAGACTTAGCTGCTGTCTATGAGCAGCGGGCACAGGTCGATGAGATTTTCCAGCTAGAGAACAGCTACTATCAGATGGTGGAACGGATTAGCCAATTAATGCTGGAGAAAGACGAGGAAAAAGAAAAGCAGCGCAAGGCTGAGCTGACCGCGCTGCAATCGCAGATCAATCCTCATTTCCTCTACAACACGCTGGATGCGATTGCCTGGATTGCCCGGCTGAAAAAACAGCCCGACATCGAGCGGCTCATTTCTTCTCTAGCGACCTTTTTTCGGATTAGCCTGCATAAAGGCGACAAATTCGTCACCGTCGACGAAGAAATTCGCCTGGTGGAGAGCTTTGTAACGGTCGAGCAAATGCGTTTCCCGAACAAATTCGAGATTGAATACGACATTGAGGAATCGTTGCGCAAGGTCCGCATTCTGAAGCTGATACTCCAGCCTATCGCAGAGAATGCGATCAAACACGGCATCAGCGAGAAACGTGGCATGGGCCGAATCTGGATTAAAGGAGAGCTGCTGGAGGATGAGATTCGTTTTACAGTGACTGATGACGGAGTCGGCTTTGCCAACGGTGCGACACTTAGTCAAGCTAAGGAAGATGTGCTGTTCCAGAGCGGATATGGCCTGCGAAATGTGGACGAGCGGATCAAGCTGGAATACGGCCCTCAATATGGGCTAAGTATCTCCAGCACTCCGGGGCAAGGCACCACGGTTACGATTAGCTTGAAGAAGGAGCTGCCCAATTAA